A region from the Fundulus heteroclitus isolate FHET01 unplaced genomic scaffold, MU-UCD_Fhet_4.1 scaffold_68, whole genome shotgun sequence genome encodes:
- the LOC105931974 gene encoding uncharacterized protein LOC105931974 encodes MDPSEKENRKEEFPPLRASDLLRSEGIKGPEYLKWVSEEVSKNRRKSFSLESPVGATLTIAPVEDTEYRDLPAVVNGWGKFYFPTTVKVQVLGYVTGTSYPCEQLVLMTCEDQQVYGYDEEELHLVASSLDQLLEEGIAYPPSKSYYHGEAFKDMTSEDWEKVKQSPVGKQLDEKHRDLVASYKSNMLKNLRLIREKQRYHEQHGRRLPEDVWSQFQTAAMRGHSSDPRVSHCTPHPEVVPPGAAHP; translated from the exons ATGGATCCCTCAGAGAAG GAAAACAGAAAGGAGGAGTTTCCCCC ATTGAGAGCGAGTGATTTGCTACGCAGCGAGGGTATAAAAG GTCCAGAGTATCTGAAATGGGTGTCAGAGGAGGTTTCTAAGAACAGACGCAAAAGCTTCAGCCTAGAGAGTCCTGTTGGGGCCACGCTGACCATAGCCCCTGTGGAGGACACAGAGTACAGGGACCTGCCTGCGGTGGTGAACGGATGGGGCAAGTTCTACTTTCCCACCACGGTCAAGGTGCAGGTCCTGGGTTACGTGACGGGAACGTCGTACCCCTGCGAGCAGCTTGTCTTGATGACATGCGAGGACCAGCAAGTTTACGGCTACGACGAAGAAGAGCTGCACCTGGTGGCCTCCAGCCTGGATCAGTTGTTGGAGGAGGGAATAGCCTACCCTCCATCCAAGAGCTATTACCATGGAGAGGCCTTCAAGGACATG ACCAGCGAGGATTGGGAGAAGGTGAAGCAGAGCCCTGTGGGGAAACAGTTGGATGAGAAGCATCGCGATCTGGTGGCTTCTTACAAATCCAACATGCTGAAGAATCTGAGACTCATCAGAGAGAAACAGAG GTATCATGAACAGCACGGCCGCCGCCTCCCTGAGGACGTCTGGTCCCAGTTTCAGACCGCTGCAATGCGGGGGCACAGCAGTGACCCAAGGGTCAGCCATTGCACCCCACATCCGGAGGTTGTACCCCCCGGTGCGGCGCACCCATga